GTCCCAGCGTTCAAGCATCTCGGCCGGCTGCCGGGGCGCGGTGTGCAGCAGCGTCGCCTGGAGCACCGCGGCGAGGGTCAGCTCCAGGTTCTCCCGGGCCAGCGAGGGCAGGGTGTACTTGTCGGAGATGACCTCGCCCTGCTCGGTCACCTTGATCGCGCCGTCAAGCGTGCCGTACGGCTGCGCCAGGATCGCCTCGTGCGTCGGGCCGCCGCCGCGCCCGACCGTGCCGCCGCGGCCGTGGAACAGCCGCAGGCGTACGCCGTGCCGGGCGGCCACGTCGCGCAGCGCGCGCTGGGCCCGGTGGATCGACCACTGGCTGGTGGTGATCCCGGCCTCCTTGTTGGAGTCGGAGTAGCCCAGCATGACCTCCTGCACGTCGCCGCGGGCCGCGACGAGCGCCCGGTACGCGGGCAGCGACAGCAGCTCGTCGAGGAGTTCGCCACCGGCGTTCAGCTCGGCCGGGGTCTCCAGCAGCGGCACGAAACCGATCCGGGCCCGCCCGCTGTGCACGTCTACCAGCCCGGCCTCGCGGGCGAGCACCACGGCGGCGAGCACGTCGTCGACCCCCATGGTCATCGAGATGATGTACGACTCGATCACCTCGTTGCCGAACCGGTCCTGCGCCTCGCGGATCGTGCTGAACACGTCGAACGTCTTGCGGGCCGGCTCGGTCAGCGGGGTGTCCAGGGTGGACAGCGGTCGACGGCCGGTCAGCTCGTCGGCGAGCAGCTTGGTGCGCTCCAACCGGCTCAACGACGGGTAGTCGGACACCTCGCCGACGGCCGCGTAGAGCTGGGTGAGCACCTCGTGGTGCTTCTCGGCGTGCTCCCGGACGTCCATAGTCGCGAGGTGCAGGCCGAACGCGGAGACCGTCCGTATGGTGGAGGCCAGCCGGCCGACTGCGGTGAGCTGGCCGGAGTTGCGGGCCAGCGAGGCGCGCAGCAGGTCCAGGTCGGCGATCAGCTCGGCGGAGCCGCGGTAGTCGCGGCCCGGGACGTGCGCGGTGCCCTGGCGCAGCCGCTGCCGGGTGTTGGCCAGCTTGGCCTTCACGCAGCGCGCCTTGAGCCGGTACGGCTCCTCCGCGTTGACCCGACGGAACCGCTGGGCCACCTCGGGCAGCGCGTCGAGGTCGGCGGCGAGGCTGGCGGAGAGGTCCAGCGACACCCCGCGCAGTCGGCGGGACACCGAGACCTCGTTGATCAGGTGGTCCATGGCCTTCTCGGTGGCCGCGATGCCGTGCTCGTGCTGGATGGTCAGCACCTCGCGGGTGACCGCCGGGGTGACGAACGGGTTGCCGTCGCGGTCGCCGCCGATCCAGGTGCCGAAGCTCAGCGGGCGGGCCGTCGGCGACGTCTCCACGCCGAGGGTGCGCAGCGTGTCGGCCAGGTCGTCGAGCACCTGCGGGGCGGCCTCGGCGTACAGGTCGCGCAGGTAGTAGATGGCGTTGCGGGCCTCGTCGGTCGGGTCGGGCCGGTCGAGGCGCAGCTCGTCGGTCTGCCACATCAGGTCCAGCAGTTCGGCCAGCCGACGGTTGGCCGGGCCCTCGTCGCTGGCGCCGTAGAGGATCGCGTTTGCGGTCTCGGTGTCCAGCTCGTCGGCGATGGCCCGCAGCTTGGACAGGATCGAGCGGCGGGCCGCCTCGGTCGGGTGGGCGGTGAAGACCGGCCGGACCGCCAGGCGGCGGGCCGCGGCGGCGATCTCCTCGGCCGGCACCCCCCGCTCGGCGATCATCTTGGCCGCCTGGTCCAGCCAGCCGCCCTGCACGGCGCGGCGGCGACGCAGGTCCCGCGCGCGGTGCACCTGTTCGGTGATGTTGGCCAGGTGGAAGTAGGTGGAGAAGGCGCGGGCCAGCTTGGTGCCGGTGGTCACGTCGAGCCCGCCGAGCCGCTGGGCGGCGGCCGGGACGTCGGAGCGGACCTGGGCGCGGATCTCCTCGACGAGGTCGAGCAGGGGACGGCCCTCCTGGCGGGCCAGCGTCTGGCCGAGCAGGGTGCCGAGTCGGCGGATGTCGGCGCGCAGCGCGGCGTCCGGGCCGTCGTGGTCATGCTGGTCGGTCACGATGCGCTCCTTACGTGAGTACGAAGGACAGCGCTGTCCGACTCCCTGGATGGTATCCGCGCCGGGCCGGCTGGCAGGAGGGGCTCTCCACATACCGCGCCGTGACACGGAACACCTCGGAGATCACTTCAGGGTCTTGCGCCAGCTGTCGCCCGACGTCCCCGGACCCGGGTCGCGCCGAGCAGGGCGGCCAGCGCGAGTACCGCCCAGAGCGCCAGGCCGGTCAGCGGCCAGCCGATCGAGCGCCTGTCGAAGTACACGGCCGACTTGATCAGGTCGGTGGCCAGGCCGGGCACGTTCCACAGGTGCATGCCGCGCAGCCAGGTGGGCAGGAACTCGGGGGCGTAGATGCCACCGGAGCCCGGGTTGCCGAGCACCACCAGCAACAGGATGACCAGCCCGGTGCCGAGGATGCCCAGCCAGCCCTGGACCGCGGCGGCGACCATCGCGGCGGCGAACGCGGCAAGCATCCCCGTGCCGGCGACTGCCGGCAGGTCATGGTGCCAGACGTCCAGCACCGGACCGACGATCACCGCCCCGGCGATGCCGAGCACCACGCTGTAGACGGCGAGCGCCCCGATGCGCAGACCGGCGCGGCGCAGGGTGCGCGGGGCGGTCCCGGCGGAGATGCCGAGCACTGTCGAGGCCAGATATCCGCCGAGGACGTACCCGATGGCCAGGTAGAAGGGGACCAGGCCGCGGGGGTCGCTGCCGGCCACCGGCACCTCGTCGGTCACCCGCAGCGGCACCCGGGCCTGCTGGGCGGCGCTTGTGAGCACCTGGATGACCAGGTCGGTGGCGGACGGCGCGCCGGCGCTGGCAGTGGTCAGGACGAGCCCGCCGTCGGGGGCGGCGCCGAGTACCGCGTACACCTCTCGGCTGGTCAGGCCGTCGTCGGCGGCGCCCGGGTCGGCGTACTCGATGGCTTTGATCTTGTTGGTCCGGTCACGGATTGCGGCCAGGACCGTGCGCGCGGGCTGGTCGCCGGCCGCCACGCCGACAGGCACGTCGCGGGGGTGGGGCTGGTGCAGGGCGCCGACGTACGCGGCGATGAAGGCGGTGGCCAGCACGAGGGTGCCGAGCAGCAGGCCGGCGGTACGGGGGAGCCAATCGCGTACCCGGACCTCCGACGCCTCGTCCACCAGGTCAGCCTAAGGGGGTATTTGCCCGGCTTGTGGCGTTTCTTCGAGCGGAAAAATCGCTGGTGCCGGGCGTTAACGTCTGATCATGGTGTCGCCGAGCTACCCCGCCAAACCGAAGCCGGGCGACCGGGTCGCGGTCGTCTCCCCCTCCGCCGGCCTGCCGGCGGTCTTCCCCCACGTGTACGAGTTGGGGCTGCGCCGGCTGCGCACAGAGTTCGGGCTGGAACCCGTGGAGTACCCGACGACCCGCGAGCTGGGGGCCGACCCGCGCGACCGGGCCCGCGACCTGACCGCCGCGTTCGCCGACCCGACGATCACCGCGGTGCTCGCCACCGTCGGCGGGGACGACCTGATCACTGTCACCC
The DNA window shown above is from Micromonospora lupini and carries:
- the ppc gene encoding phosphoenolpyruvate carboxylase; protein product: MTDQHDHDGPDAALRADIRRLGTLLGQTLARQEGRPLLDLVEEIRAQVRSDVPAAAQRLGGLDVTTGTKLARAFSTYFHLANITEQVHRARDLRRRRAVQGGWLDQAAKMIAERGVPAEEIAAAARRLAVRPVFTAHPTEAARRSILSKLRAIADELDTETANAILYGASDEGPANRRLAELLDLMWQTDELRLDRPDPTDEARNAIYYLRDLYAEAAPQVLDDLADTLRTLGVETSPTARPLSFGTWIGGDRDGNPFVTPAVTREVLTIQHEHGIAATEKAMDHLINEVSVSRRLRGVSLDLSASLAADLDALPEVAQRFRRVNAEEPYRLKARCVKAKLANTRQRLRQGTAHVPGRDYRGSAELIADLDLLRASLARNSGQLTAVGRLASTIRTVSAFGLHLATMDVREHAEKHHEVLTQLYAAVGEVSDYPSLSRLERTKLLADELTGRRPLSTLDTPLTEPARKTFDVFSTIREAQDRFGNEVIESYIISMTMGVDDVLAAVVLAREAGLVDVHSGRARIGFVPLLETPAELNAGGELLDELLSLPAYRALVAARGDVQEVMLGYSDSNKEAGITTSQWSIHRAQRALRDVAARHGVRLRLFHGRGGTVGRGGGPTHEAILAQPYGTLDGAIKVTEQGEVISDKYTLPSLARENLELTLAAVLQATLLHTAPRQPAEMLERWDATMDVVSESAFRSYRTLVEDPDLPAYFWASTPTELLGALNIGSRPAKRPNTGAGLSGLRAIPWVFGWTQTRQIVPGWFGVGSGLAAAREAGLADVLAEMHRNWHFFRTFLSNVEMMLTKTDLSIARRYVETLVPKKLHPIFEQIEREYELTKREVLAVTASPALLENSPVLQRTLAVRDTYLEPLHHLQVALLRQYRESGAAGRAVATAPGGRRAPSDGTALERALLTTVNGIAAGMRNTG